The genomic segment CGAACATCGGTGGAAATGAGCACGGCGGGACCTATCTAGACCGCGACCCCGTACTAACCCGTGTGGAGGTCCTCCGTCCCGCAGCCCGGCGCACGGGAGCGTCGCTCTTCCCCGACGGCGCGGTCGGCGCATCCGGTTGCGCGGACGAAGGACAATCCACACAGACCATGGAGAGCGCGGGGGCGATCGGACTGACTGGACGGCCGGCATCCGGCGCCGCCGTCGAGTCGCTCGGTCGCTGGCGCGAACGACGACTGCTCGCGAAGGCTCGGGGTGGCTCGGAGGCCGCGCTCGAAGAGCTCTTCCGCGCCCACTGGCCACGCGCCTACCGCTCGGCGCTGATGATTGTTCGCGATCGACAGATCGCCGAGGACGTCGCGCAGGAGGCGTTCCTCGCCGCGATCCGTTCTCTCGATCGGTTCGACTTGGCGCGGCCGTTCGGACCGTGGCTGAACCGGATCGTCGCGAACCGAGCGATCGATCACGCGCGAGCCCGTGCGATCAGGGCTGAGGTTCCGGAGCTCCCTGGGCTCGAGCCGGTCGCGCGCGAGCCGCTGCCCGACGCGGTGCACTTCTCCGACGAACTCCACGATGCGGTCCTCGGCCTCGATCTGGAGCAGCGCACCTGCGTCGTTCTTCGCTACGTGCTCGACTGGAGTCCGGGCGAGATCTCACGGTTCCTAGGCCTGCCTCGCGGGACCGTGAACTCACGTCTGCGCCGAGCGCTGGATCGGCTGGCCGAGGCGATCGAGGCTGAATCATGAGGCGGCGCGACGTACGGGATCGGCTTGGAGGCCGATCGGCCCAAGGCGAGCGAGAAGCTCAGGAGCGCGCGTGGGAGGTGGTCCGCAAGGCGCACGTCGAGGCAGAGCCGTCGCGACAACGCCACAACCGCAAGGGGTTCTTCGGCGGGTTGCTCGCCGGCGTCGCCGTCGTCGCGTTGGTTCTCACGCCTGCGGGGGCTCAGGTCTCGCGCTGGGTCGGCGACGTCGTCGATCCGCCAGGAATTGAGCGAGCCGAGGGTTCGCTCGGCGAGCTTCCGGGCGGTGGGCGGCTGCTGGTCCAAGCTGGATCTGGGACTTGGCTCGTCGAGGGCGACGGAACGAAGCAGCGAGTCGGCGACTACGAGAGCGCGACGTGGTCGCCTCGCGGTCTCTACGTCGCAGCGACCGACGGTGACGGGTCGCTCCTCGCCGTCGACGTTCACGACGAGGTCGGCGACGAGCGCTGGAGCCTCGACGTCGGCGCGCGTGTCCACGACCAATCATGGGCGCCGAGTGGACAGCGGATCGCGTACAGGGCGGGTCGCGAGCTGCGGATGGTCGCGGGGGATGGGACAGGCGACCGATCGCTGGTCGCCGAGATCGCGCCCGTCGTGCCGGCCTGGGAGCCCGAGGACGAATACACGGGCGAGATCGATCAGGATTACCCACGCCACCGGCTCGCCTATGTCGGAGCGGGCGGACGGACGATCCACGTGATCCGCGCGGACACCGATTCCGAGGCGTGGTCAGCCAAGATTCCAACCGACGTACGGGCGCTTGCGTGGACGGACCGAGGGCGACTGGCGGTGGTCGGACAGGGCGGCCTTCGTTTGTTCTCGCGCGGTGGAACGCCTGAAGAGTCGTTCGGGTTCGGCGGCCGTCAGGTTCAGGGACTGAGCGCCGGGACCCGCGAGCGGATCGCCGTGCGGCAGTTTCGCCGCCAAGCCTCCAAGTCGCGTGTCAGCGTGACCGAGACGTCCCTGAATCGCGAGGTCTTCTCCGGGCCGCGACGGTTCTCGGGGGCGACCTTCTCGCCGGGCGGCGACCGGATCCTGATCGAGTGGCCGGCAGCCGACCAGTGGCTCTTCGTCTCGCCCGATGGTCAGCGGGTCGACGCCGTCTCGGGCATCGGCGAGGAGTTTCGAAGCGATGGCCCGCGGCAGTTCCCGCGGGTCAGCGGCTGGTGCTGTCGCTAGTCCCAGCGGGACAGCATGAAGGCACGAGCGACCCGAACGGCATTGCTCGCCCTGCTTCTTGCGAGCTCTCTGTCGGCGCCCGCATCCGGCTCGGTCAAGGCGAGCAGCGTGTGAGCCGGCTATCTCGCCTCGGGCGACCGCTTCGAGCTCTACGCCTCTGTGAGCTCGCGCGACGGCAGATGCCGTCCTAACCGCAAGGTCATCATCT from the Thermoleophilia bacterium SCSIO 60948 genome contains:
- a CDS encoding RNA polymerase sigma factor, yielding MESAGAIGLTGRPASGAAVESLGRWRERRLLAKARGGSEAALEELFRAHWPRAYRSALMIVRDRQIAEDVAQEAFLAAIRSLDRFDLARPFGPWLNRIVANRAIDHARARAIRAEVPELPGLEPVAREPLPDAVHFSDELHDAVLGLDLEQRTCVVLRYVLDWSPGEISRFLGLPRGTVNSRLRRALDRLAEAIEAES